A single window of Gopherus flavomarginatus isolate rGopFla2 chromosome 15, rGopFla2.mat.asm, whole genome shotgun sequence DNA harbors:
- the RNF215 gene encoding RING finger protein 215 produces the protein MARLLLPVLLGHVAALGPALAGPAAARVEVLALREPEEAEPRSPPAGAYTLQGALLGGRPDPDPDPGPPPREEAVEGSLILMGDAEPELEGEASWIAVVPLGEEQAEIPRGSKEESFTVAVVNKMKRALVLGASALLILALNQNTIRELDVSQVLSKPVIVIQTSDNVTRLLGALLRGLRVTAKITYQAMLLENLGVTLTLWSTCGLSRGGLYGEWQGVICTGENSSRVQKYLQQLWNTILFIALILCTGVIVQAQRQSRQGQPDQDTELDLKQHILQRLSALKTRRYHPGRHPWNQARDIDSCVVCLDQFHKNQCLRVLPCSHEFHRDCVDPWLLLQQTCPLCKHNILGNCCGES, from the exons ATGGCCCGCCTGCTGCTGCCCGTCCTGCTGGGGCACGTGGCGGCGCTGGGCCCGGCGCTGGCGGGGCCGGCGGCCGCCCGGGTCGAGGTGCTGGCGCTGCGGGAGCCGGAGGAGGCCGAGCCGCGCTCCCCGCCCGCCGGGGCCTAcacgctgcagggggcgctgctgGGGGGCCGCCCGGACCCGGACCCGGACCCGGGCCCGCCGCCGCGGGAGGAGGCGGTAGAGGGGAGCCTGATCCTG ATGGGAGATGCGGAGCCTGAGCTGGAGGGAGAGGCCAGCTGGATTGCGGTGGTGCCGCTGGGGGAGGAACAGGCGGAGATCCCGAGGGGCAGCAAGGAGGAGTCCTTCACTGTAGCCGTGGTCAACAAG ATGAAACGAGCCCTAGTTCTGGGAGCATCAGCCCTGCTCATTCTCGCGCTGAATCAGAACACGATCCGAGAG ctggatgtgtcccaGGTGCTCTCCAAGCCTGTGATTGTGATCCAGACCTCAGACAATGTCACCCGGCTTCTCGGGGCTCTGCTACG GGGGCTCCGGGTGACAGCCAAGATCACGTACCAGGCGATGCTGCTGGAGAACTTG GGAGTGACTCTCACCCTGTGGTCGACCTGCGGCCTGTCCCGGGGTGGGCTGTATGGAGAGTGGCAAGGAGTTATCTGCACAGGCGAGAACAGCTCGCGGGTCCAG AAGTACCTTCAGCAGCTGTGGAACACCATCCTGTTCATCGCCCTGATCCTGTGCACGGGTGTGATTGTGCAGGCCCAGCGGCAGTCCCGGCAGGGCCAGCCAGACCAGGACACTGAG CTGGACCTCAAGCAGCACATCCTGCAGAGGCTGTCGGCACTGAAGACCCGGCGCTACCACCCTGGCAGACACCCCTGGAACCAGGCCCGTGACATTGATAGCTGTGTTGTCTGCTTGGACCAGTTCCACAAGAACCAG TGTTTGCGGGTGCTGCCGTGTTCACATGAGTTTCACCGGGATTGCGTGGATCCGTGGCTGCTCCTGCAACAGACCTGCCCTTTGTGCAAGCACAACATCCTGG GTAACTGCTGCGGTGAGAGCTAG
- the CCDC157 gene encoding coiled-coil domain-containing protein 157 isoform X2: protein MAYLLGNPNCMESLRKDITDLQGAIIDVFSRAGAVRYPSWKFPNKMSCDLDLVALLEHYDYVENDPEFTQHSHVMLLELVIDRLLLLLQSFTGYMENLISEQAVPPYQTVGPCMSIGLAVRKYWNSTLKLGALQQQLMTEKKSNRRDSSALKSTLQDVKAENEHLKSFSHVISESGASLASAQSAISCLPQTIHGPDCDFSDTSQPRSAYGVTKNVCSVHSQTIESSLVPCDACASGQASLREVGKAIISICHSQNIPSSLGRFQEMVEETLGNKPLTAMDMSFWASEQSKDLSRINKHLGVLMQLINPLKAELEESEKQKDELRKQVEDFDKLLQKENETQERQRKEAEQYLEEKIKENLQITAKLEKDKEDLRAGAVVLEERISTLKEELLSQQATMRELELTKSTLLEEMRTKMDHKSQMTKLEDQVQLLTSQLENTSHALSGATIQLDKEKAKVESMLRHEESLQAKQRVLLQQLDCLDQECEELRASLGEAEDDKAKLENQLKETQAEKQQVQGQLEAQQQLLENLQQEKLSFEQSTSELLRNISELDELLQELKERERLLVSFPDLHIPAETQFECTGNITDDMEKQLQANNIRISVLEEENSRLRTALAKMKEAAQQGVLRLIPQTQLWAHFSSRTGSKDSMTDPHKASTGKPALTHRPPSSKVPRQLASDQASSQSTALQRPPSSQPKPSSAEAMWKAMSCISLPVETSAISTYARLKGKGSAARVQARSAHSPRNHQK from the exons ATGGCATACCTCCTGGGCAATCCAAACTGCATGGAAAGCTTGAGGAAGGACATCACCGATCTACAAGGAGCCATCATTGATGTCTTCTCCCGGGCTGGGGCAGTGCGTTATCCCTCCTGGAAGTTTCCCAATAAAATGTCCTGTGATCTGGATCTGGTGGCTTTGCTGGAGCATTATGACTATGTGGAGAATGACCCTGAATTTACCCAGCATTCCCATGTAATGCTTCTTGAACTGGTGATTGACAG gctgctgttgctgcttcagAGCTTCACAGGCTACATGGAGAATCTCATCAGCGAACAAGCTGTGCCTCCCTACCAGACAGTGGGACCCTGCATGTCCATTGGGCTGGCTGTGAGGAAGTACTGGAACAGCACACTGAAACTGGGAGCGCTCCAGCAGCAGCTCATGACTGAG AAGAAATCTAACAGGAGGGATAGCTCTGCACTAAAATCTACCCTGCAAGATGTGAAAGCTGAGAATGAGCATTTGAAAAGCTTCTCACACGTGATTTCAGAATCAGGTGCATCATTAGCCAGTGCCCAGTCAGCCATCTCATGTCTACCACAAACCATCCATGGGCCAGACTGTGATTTCTCAGACACCTCACAGCCACGTTCTGCATATGGTGTAACCAAGAATGTTTGTAGTGTCCATTCTCAGACAATTGAGTCATCTCTGGTGCCCTGTGATGCATGTGCAAGTGGCCAGGCCAGCCTCCGGGAGGTCGGTAAAGCCATCATCAGCATCTGCCACAGCCAGAACATCCCTTCATCCCTGGGCAGATTCCAAGAGATGGTTGAGGAGACCCTAGGCAACAAGCCACTCACCGCTATGGACATGAGTTTCTGGGCATCAGAACAGAGCAAAGACCTCTCCCGTATCAACAAACATCTTGGGGTGCTGATGCAGCTGATAAACCCTTTGAAGGCAGAGCTGGAAGAATCTGAGAAACAGAAGGATGAACTGAGGAAGCAGGTTGAGGACTTTGACAAGCTTCTTCAGAAGGAGAATGAGACCCAGGAACGGCAGAGGAAGGAGGCTGAGCAGTACCTGGAGGAAAAGATCAAAGAGAATTTGCAGATCACAGCCAAACTGGAGAAGGACAAGGAAGATCTCCGGGCAG GAGCTGTTGTGCTGGAGGAGAGAATTTCCACCTTGAAAGAAGAGCTGCTGTCACAGCAAGCTACCATGCGAGAGCTGG AGCTGACCAAAAGCACCCTGCTGGAGGAGATGAGGACTAAGATGGACCACAAGAGCCAGATGACGAAGCTGGAAGACCAAGTGCAGCTGCTAACCAGCCAGTTGGAGAACACAAGCCACGCGCTCAGTGGGGCCACCATCCAGCTGGACAAGGAGAAGGCCAAAGTGGAAAGCATGCTCAGGCATGAGGAG TCGCTCCAGGCCAAGCAGAGGGTCCTGTTGCAACAGCTGGACTGCCTGGATCAGGAGTGCGAGGAGCTGAGGGCCAGCCTAGGCGAAGCTGAGGATGACAAGGCTAAGCTGGAGAACCAGCTGAAGGAGACACAGGCCGAGAAGCAGCAGGTTCAGGGCCAGCTCGAAGCCCAGCAG CAGCTACTGGAGAACCTGCAGCAGGAGAAGCTGAGCTTCGAGCAGTCCACGTCTGAACTACTCAGGAACATCTCCGAGCTGGATGAGCTGCTCCAGGAGctgaaggagagggagaggctgCTGGTGTCCTTTCCAGACCTCCACATCCCTGCTGAGACGCAGTTTGAAT GCACTGGAAACATCACTGATGACATGGAAAAGCAGCTGCAGGCGAACAACATCCGCATCAGCGTCCTGGAGGAAGAGAACTCGCGGCTCAGGACCGCACTAGCCAAAATGAAAGAGGCGGCCCAGCAAGGAGTGTTAAGA ctcatcCCGCAGACCCAGCTCTGGGCTCACTTCTCCTCCAGGACTGGCTCCAAGGACAGCATGACGGACCCCCACAAGGCTTCCACAGG CAAACCTGCCCTCACACACAGACCTCCAAGCAGCAAAGTACCCCGCCAGCTTGCAAGTGACCAAGCCAGCAGCCAGAGCACAGCACTCCAGAGACCGCCAAGCAGCCAGCCAAAGCCATCCTCTGCAGAGGCCATGTGGAAGGCAATGTCCTGCATCTCCCTTCCGGTTGAGACCTCAGCCATCAGCACTTACGCCAGACTGAAAGGGAAAGGCAGCGCAGCCAGAGTCCAGGCCCGCTCAGCTCACAGCCCCAGGAATCACCAGAAATAG
- the CCDC157 gene encoding coiled-coil domain-containing protein 157 isoform X1, with protein MVTGSAGQALTEAARLRIRSEPGGGGRSADLSIHPANEGPFPIGGLKSADRMAYLLGNPNCMESLRKDITDLQGAIIDVFSRAGAVRYPSWKFPNKMSCDLDLVALLEHYDYVENDPEFTQHSHVMLLELVIDRLLLLLQSFTGYMENLISEQAVPPYQTVGPCMSIGLAVRKYWNSTLKLGALQQQLMTEKKSNRRDSSALKSTLQDVKAENEHLKSFSHVISESGASLASAQSAISCLPQTIHGPDCDFSDTSQPRSAYGVTKNVCSVHSQTIESSLVPCDACASGQASLREVGKAIISICHSQNIPSSLGRFQEMVEETLGNKPLTAMDMSFWASEQSKDLSRINKHLGVLMQLINPLKAELEESEKQKDELRKQVEDFDKLLQKENETQERQRKEAEQYLEEKIKENLQITAKLEKDKEDLRAGAVVLEERISTLKEELLSQQATMRELELTKSTLLEEMRTKMDHKSQMTKLEDQVQLLTSQLENTSHALSGATIQLDKEKAKVESMLRHEESLQAKQRVLLQQLDCLDQECEELRASLGEAEDDKAKLENQLKETQAEKQQVQGQLEAQQQLLENLQQEKLSFEQSTSELLRNISELDELLQELKERERLLVSFPDLHIPAETQFECTGNITDDMEKQLQANNIRISVLEEENSRLRTALAKMKEAAQQGVLRLIPQTQLWAHFSSRTGSKDSMTDPHKASTGKPALTHRPPSSKVPRQLASDQASSQSTALQRPPSSQPKPSSAEAMWKAMSCISLPVETSAISTYARLKGKGSAARVQARSAHSPRNHQK; from the exons ATGGTAACGGGTAGCGCAGGGCAGGCGCTAACGGAGGCAGCGAGGCTGCGGATCCGCTCCGAGCCGGGGGGCGGCGGCCGCTCGGCAG atctatccatccatcctgccAATGAGGGGCCTTTTCCTATTGGTGGCCTAAAGTCAGCTGACAGAATGGCATACCTCCTGGGCAATCCAAACTGCATGGAAAGCTTGAGGAAGGACATCACCGATCTACAAGGAGCCATCATTGATGTCTTCTCCCGGGCTGGGGCAGTGCGTTATCCCTCCTGGAAGTTTCCCAATAAAATGTCCTGTGATCTGGATCTGGTGGCTTTGCTGGAGCATTATGACTATGTGGAGAATGACCCTGAATTTACCCAGCATTCCCATGTAATGCTTCTTGAACTGGTGATTGACAG gctgctgttgctgcttcagAGCTTCACAGGCTACATGGAGAATCTCATCAGCGAACAAGCTGTGCCTCCCTACCAGACAGTGGGACCCTGCATGTCCATTGGGCTGGCTGTGAGGAAGTACTGGAACAGCACACTGAAACTGGGAGCGCTCCAGCAGCAGCTCATGACTGAG AAGAAATCTAACAGGAGGGATAGCTCTGCACTAAAATCTACCCTGCAAGATGTGAAAGCTGAGAATGAGCATTTGAAAAGCTTCTCACACGTGATTTCAGAATCAGGTGCATCATTAGCCAGTGCCCAGTCAGCCATCTCATGTCTACCACAAACCATCCATGGGCCAGACTGTGATTTCTCAGACACCTCACAGCCACGTTCTGCATATGGTGTAACCAAGAATGTTTGTAGTGTCCATTCTCAGACAATTGAGTCATCTCTGGTGCCCTGTGATGCATGTGCAAGTGGCCAGGCCAGCCTCCGGGAGGTCGGTAAAGCCATCATCAGCATCTGCCACAGCCAGAACATCCCTTCATCCCTGGGCAGATTCCAAGAGATGGTTGAGGAGACCCTAGGCAACAAGCCACTCACCGCTATGGACATGAGTTTCTGGGCATCAGAACAGAGCAAAGACCTCTCCCGTATCAACAAACATCTTGGGGTGCTGATGCAGCTGATAAACCCTTTGAAGGCAGAGCTGGAAGAATCTGAGAAACAGAAGGATGAACTGAGGAAGCAGGTTGAGGACTTTGACAAGCTTCTTCAGAAGGAGAATGAGACCCAGGAACGGCAGAGGAAGGAGGCTGAGCAGTACCTGGAGGAAAAGATCAAAGAGAATTTGCAGATCACAGCCAAACTGGAGAAGGACAAGGAAGATCTCCGGGCAG GAGCTGTTGTGCTGGAGGAGAGAATTTCCACCTTGAAAGAAGAGCTGCTGTCACAGCAAGCTACCATGCGAGAGCTGG AGCTGACCAAAAGCACCCTGCTGGAGGAGATGAGGACTAAGATGGACCACAAGAGCCAGATGACGAAGCTGGAAGACCAAGTGCAGCTGCTAACCAGCCAGTTGGAGAACACAAGCCACGCGCTCAGTGGGGCCACCATCCAGCTGGACAAGGAGAAGGCCAAAGTGGAAAGCATGCTCAGGCATGAGGAG TCGCTCCAGGCCAAGCAGAGGGTCCTGTTGCAACAGCTGGACTGCCTGGATCAGGAGTGCGAGGAGCTGAGGGCCAGCCTAGGCGAAGCTGAGGATGACAAGGCTAAGCTGGAGAACCAGCTGAAGGAGACACAGGCCGAGAAGCAGCAGGTTCAGGGCCAGCTCGAAGCCCAGCAG CAGCTACTGGAGAACCTGCAGCAGGAGAAGCTGAGCTTCGAGCAGTCCACGTCTGAACTACTCAGGAACATCTCCGAGCTGGATGAGCTGCTCCAGGAGctgaaggagagggagaggctgCTGGTGTCCTTTCCAGACCTCCACATCCCTGCTGAGACGCAGTTTGAAT GCACTGGAAACATCACTGATGACATGGAAAAGCAGCTGCAGGCGAACAACATCCGCATCAGCGTCCTGGAGGAAGAGAACTCGCGGCTCAGGACCGCACTAGCCAAAATGAAAGAGGCGGCCCAGCAAGGAGTGTTAAGA ctcatcCCGCAGACCCAGCTCTGGGCTCACTTCTCCTCCAGGACTGGCTCCAAGGACAGCATGACGGACCCCCACAAGGCTTCCACAGG CAAACCTGCCCTCACACACAGACCTCCAAGCAGCAAAGTACCCCGCCAGCTTGCAAGTGACCAAGCCAGCAGCCAGAGCACAGCACTCCAGAGACCGCCAAGCAGCCAGCCAAAGCCATCCTCTGCAGAGGCCATGTGGAAGGCAATGTCCTGCATCTCCCTTCCGGTTGAGACCTCAGCCATCAGCACTTACGCCAGACTGAAAGGGAAAGGCAGCGCAGCCAGAGTCCAGGCCCGCTCAGCTCACAGCCCCAGGAATCACCAGAAATAG
- the CCDC157 gene encoding coiled-coil domain-containing protein 157 isoform X3 translates to MVTGSAGQALTEAARLRIRSEPGGGGRSADLSIHPANEGPFPIGGLKSADRMAYLLGNPNCMESLRKDITDLQGAIIDVFSRAGAVRYPSWKFPNKMSCDLDLVALLEHYDYVENDPEFTQHSHVMLLELVIDRLLLLLQSFTGYMENLISEQAVPPYQTVGPCMSIGLAVRKYWNSTLKLGALQQQLMTEKKSNRRDSSALKSTLQDVKAENEHLKSFSHVISESGASLASAQSAISCLPQTIHGPDCDFSDTSQPRSAYGVTKNVCSVHSQTIESSLVPCDACASGQASLREVGKAIISICHSQNIPSSLGRFQEMVEETLGNKPLTAMDMSFWASEQSKDLSRINKHLGVLMQLINPLKAELEESEKQKDELRKQVEDFDKLLQKENETQERQRKEAEQYLEEKIKENLQITAKLEKDKEDLRAGAVVLEERISTLKEELLSQQATMRELELTKSTLLEEMRTKMDHKSQMTKLEDQVQLLTSQLENTSHALSGATIQLDKEKAKVESMLRHEESLQAKQRVLLQQLDCLDQECEELRASLGEAEDDKAKLENQLKETQAEKQQVQGQLEAQQCSSYWRTCSRRS, encoded by the exons ATGGTAACGGGTAGCGCAGGGCAGGCGCTAACGGAGGCAGCGAGGCTGCGGATCCGCTCCGAGCCGGGGGGCGGCGGCCGCTCGGCAG atctatccatccatcctgccAATGAGGGGCCTTTTCCTATTGGTGGCCTAAAGTCAGCTGACAGAATGGCATACCTCCTGGGCAATCCAAACTGCATGGAAAGCTTGAGGAAGGACATCACCGATCTACAAGGAGCCATCATTGATGTCTTCTCCCGGGCTGGGGCAGTGCGTTATCCCTCCTGGAAGTTTCCCAATAAAATGTCCTGTGATCTGGATCTGGTGGCTTTGCTGGAGCATTATGACTATGTGGAGAATGACCCTGAATTTACCCAGCATTCCCATGTAATGCTTCTTGAACTGGTGATTGACAG gctgctgttgctgcttcagAGCTTCACAGGCTACATGGAGAATCTCATCAGCGAACAAGCTGTGCCTCCCTACCAGACAGTGGGACCCTGCATGTCCATTGGGCTGGCTGTGAGGAAGTACTGGAACAGCACACTGAAACTGGGAGCGCTCCAGCAGCAGCTCATGACTGAG AAGAAATCTAACAGGAGGGATAGCTCTGCACTAAAATCTACCCTGCAAGATGTGAAAGCTGAGAATGAGCATTTGAAAAGCTTCTCACACGTGATTTCAGAATCAGGTGCATCATTAGCCAGTGCCCAGTCAGCCATCTCATGTCTACCACAAACCATCCATGGGCCAGACTGTGATTTCTCAGACACCTCACAGCCACGTTCTGCATATGGTGTAACCAAGAATGTTTGTAGTGTCCATTCTCAGACAATTGAGTCATCTCTGGTGCCCTGTGATGCATGTGCAAGTGGCCAGGCCAGCCTCCGGGAGGTCGGTAAAGCCATCATCAGCATCTGCCACAGCCAGAACATCCCTTCATCCCTGGGCAGATTCCAAGAGATGGTTGAGGAGACCCTAGGCAACAAGCCACTCACCGCTATGGACATGAGTTTCTGGGCATCAGAACAGAGCAAAGACCTCTCCCGTATCAACAAACATCTTGGGGTGCTGATGCAGCTGATAAACCCTTTGAAGGCAGAGCTGGAAGAATCTGAGAAACAGAAGGATGAACTGAGGAAGCAGGTTGAGGACTTTGACAAGCTTCTTCAGAAGGAGAATGAGACCCAGGAACGGCAGAGGAAGGAGGCTGAGCAGTACCTGGAGGAAAAGATCAAAGAGAATTTGCAGATCACAGCCAAACTGGAGAAGGACAAGGAAGATCTCCGGGCAG GAGCTGTTGTGCTGGAGGAGAGAATTTCCACCTTGAAAGAAGAGCTGCTGTCACAGCAAGCTACCATGCGAGAGCTGG AGCTGACCAAAAGCACCCTGCTGGAGGAGATGAGGACTAAGATGGACCACAAGAGCCAGATGACGAAGCTGGAAGACCAAGTGCAGCTGCTAACCAGCCAGTTGGAGAACACAAGCCACGCGCTCAGTGGGGCCACCATCCAGCTGGACAAGGAGAAGGCCAAAGTGGAAAGCATGCTCAGGCATGAGGAG TCGCTCCAGGCCAAGCAGAGGGTCCTGTTGCAACAGCTGGACTGCCTGGATCAGGAGTGCGAGGAGCTGAGGGCCAGCCTAGGCGAAGCTGAGGATGACAAGGCTAAGCTGGAGAACCAGCTGAAGGAGACACAGGCCGAGAAGCAGCAGGTTCAGGGCCAGCTCGAAGCCCAGCAG TGCAGCAGCTACTGGAGAACCTGCAGCAGGAGAAGCTGA
- the CCDC157 gene encoding coiled-coil domain-containing protein 157 isoform X5, with the protein MVTGSAGQALTEAARLRIRSEPGGGGRSADLSIHPANEGPFPIGGLKSADRMAYLLGNPNCMESLRKDITDLQGAIIDVFSRAGAVRYPSWKFPNKMSCDLDLVALLEHYDYVENDPEFTQHSHVMLLELVIDRRNLTGGIALH; encoded by the exons ATGGTAACGGGTAGCGCAGGGCAGGCGCTAACGGAGGCAGCGAGGCTGCGGATCCGCTCCGAGCCGGGGGGCGGCGGCCGCTCGGCAG atctatccatccatcctgccAATGAGGGGCCTTTTCCTATTGGTGGCCTAAAGTCAGCTGACAGAATGGCATACCTCCTGGGCAATCCAAACTGCATGGAAAGCTTGAGGAAGGACATCACCGATCTACAAGGAGCCATCATTGATGTCTTCTCCCGGGCTGGGGCAGTGCGTTATCCCTCCTGGAAGTTTCCCAATAAAATGTCCTGTGATCTGGATCTGGTGGCTTTGCTGGAGCATTATGACTATGTGGAGAATGACCCTGAATTTACCCAGCATTCCCATGTAATGCTTCTTGAACTGGTGATTGACAG AAGAAATCTAACAGGAGGGATAGCTCTGCACTAA
- the CCDC157 gene encoding coiled-coil domain-containing protein 157 isoform X4 has product MVTGSAGQALTEAARLRIRSEPGGGGRSADLSIHPANEGPFPIGGLKSADRMAYLLGNPNCMESLRKDITDLQGAIIDVFSRAGAVRYPSWKFPNKMSCDLDLVALLEHYDYVENDPEFTQHSHVMLLELVIDRVLNMRAWGLICISAEHSQLQLTSMGAVL; this is encoded by the exons ATGGTAACGGGTAGCGCAGGGCAGGCGCTAACGGAGGCAGCGAGGCTGCGGATCCGCTCCGAGCCGGGGGGCGGCGGCCGCTCGGCAG atctatccatccatcctgccAATGAGGGGCCTTTTCCTATTGGTGGCCTAAAGTCAGCTGACAGAATGGCATACCTCCTGGGCAATCCAAACTGCATGGAAAGCTTGAGGAAGGACATCACCGATCTACAAGGAGCCATCATTGATGTCTTCTCCCGGGCTGGGGCAGTGCGTTATCCCTCCTGGAAGTTTCCCAATAAAATGTCCTGTGATCTGGATCTGGTGGCTTTGCTGGAGCATTATGACTATGTGGAGAATGACCCTGAATTTACCCAGCATTCCCATGTAATGCTTCTTGAACTGGTGATTGACAG GGTGCTCAACATGAGAGCCTGGGGCTTAATTTGCATTAGTGCTGAGCACTCCCAGTTGcaactgacgtcaatgggagctgtgctttga
- the CCDC157 gene encoding coiled-coil domain-containing protein 157 isoform X6 — protein MVTGSAGQALTEAARLRIRSEPGGGGRSADLSIHPANEGPFPIGGLKSADRMAYLLGNPNCMESLRKDITDLQGAIIDVFSRAGAVRYPSWKFPNKMSCDLDLVALLEHYDYVENDPEFTQHSHVMLLELVIDR, from the exons ATGGTAACGGGTAGCGCAGGGCAGGCGCTAACGGAGGCAGCGAGGCTGCGGATCCGCTCCGAGCCGGGGGGCGGCGGCCGCTCGGCAG atctatccatccatcctgccAATGAGGGGCCTTTTCCTATTGGTGGCCTAAAGTCAGCTGACAGAATGGCATACCTCCTGGGCAATCCAAACTGCATGGAAAGCTTGAGGAAGGACATCACCGATCTACAAGGAGCCATCATTGATGTCTTCTCCCGGGCTGGGGCAGTGCGTTATCCCTCCTGGAAGTTTCCCAATAAAATGTCCTGTGATCTGGATCTGGTGGCTTTGCTGGAGCATTATGACTATGTGGAGAATGACCCTGAATTTACCCAGCATTCCCATGTAATGCTTCTTGAACTGGTGATTGACAGGTGA